ACGAACCGGCCTCCGCGGCGCAGCACGCGGGTGACGGCGCGCAGGACCCGCTGGTGCTCGCCGTCGCGTACAAAGTAACCGAAGCTGGTGAACAGGTTCAGGACGGCGTCGAACGAGCCGTCGCCGAAGGGCAGCGCGCGCATGTCGCCCCGGACATAGCGGCCGCCGCCGCGCCGCCGCGCCGCGCCGAGCAGCGACGCCGAGAGATCGAGCCCCGTGACCCGGGCGCCGCGGCGCCGCAGGGCCTCAGCGTGCCGGCCGCCGCCGCAGGCGAGGTCGAGCACCCGCTCGCCCGGCTCCACCCAGCGCCGCGCGGCGAGCAGGCCCACCAGGCGCTCGGCCTCGTCCTCGTCGCGGTGCAGATAGACGTGCAGATACTCTTCGCCGAACCAGCGCTCGAACCACTCCGTCACCGGCCGGCCCGGCCCGGCACGACCTGCGCGCCGAAGGCGTACAGCTCGGTGTCGGGGTCGCGCCAGGCCTCCGCCGGCAGCAGCGCCTTCCGGCACACGCCGCGCAGGAACGCCTCGCGGTCCCAGCCCTGCTCGGGCGCCACCTGCGGGAGCAGGACCCCGGAGCGCTCGCCCCGCCGCACGATCAACCCGTCGCGGCCCGGCACGACGTCGTCGGGCCGCACGCGCCGGCTCGGGGTGAGCACCGAGACTTCCACCTCGACGTCCGCCAGCTCGTC
This DNA window, taken from Gemmatimonadales bacterium, encodes the following:
- the amrA gene encoding AmmeMemoRadiSam system protein A, translating into PASPELAEPRGVFVSLHRQGALRGCLGHLEADLPVGEAVRRMAVASSRDDPRFAPVAPDELADVEVEVSVLTPSRRVRPDDVVPGRDGLIVRRGERSGVLLPQVAPEQGWDREAFLRGVCRKALLPAEAWRDPDTELYAFGAQVVPGRAGR
- a CDS encoding methyltransferase domain-containing protein, with the protein product MTEWFERWFGEEYLHVYLHRDEDEAERLVGLLAARRWVEPGERVLDLACGGGRHAEALRRRGARVTGLDLSASLLGAARRRGGGRYVRGDMRALPFGDGSFDAVLNLFTSFGYFVRDGEHQRVLRAVTRVLRRGGRFVLDYLNAPAVRAALVPHDEQAFGEAVVVQDRRVSDDGRFVEKSIHLSDDSRTFTERVRLFSRAELERMMLDVGLRPVAALGDYEGGPSGAESPRVILLAEKP